In a genomic window of Anas acuta chromosome 9, bAnaAcu1.1, whole genome shotgun sequence:
- the B3GALNT1 gene encoding UDP-GalNAc:beta-1,3-N-acetylgalactosaminyltransferase 1 isoform X1: MSRSALCHQQCSWHLLAAALSLPWIAACPREPAACLWLPVLFSPSCSCVICLGGSKKCASELVVQIWKATDVLLQISYCLVPESVMYVGLLQWVFLLLLIFSIVTMWYITFSSNTVIEHANTMYFYEYEPVYKQPYLFTSREHLKCKDINPFLVILVSSRPNDVESRQAIRITWGSHSFWWGHRILTLFLLGQEMEREDKSAALSVEDESILYGDIISQDFMDTYDNLTLKTIMAFRWVTEFCPNARFVMKTDSDVFINTGNLVKFLLKLNSSETIFTGYPFIGSFAYRGFYKKTYISYDEYPFSFYPPYCSGMGYILNGNLALRVYEMMNHIRPIKFEDVYVGICLNILKVNIIIPEEERFFLYKINFDVCKYRHLIAVHGIKPSEMIQFWQDLSSNTSVTCL; encoded by the exons ATGTCCAGAAGTGCTCTCTGCCATCAGCAGTGCTCCTGGcacctgctggctgctgccctctccTTGCCATGGATCGCTGCCTGCCCGCGGGAGCCAGCAGCTTGCCTCTGGCTGCCCGTCCTCTTTTCTCCCTCGTGCAGCTGTGTGATCTGCCTGGGTGGTAG taagaAATGTGCCTCAGAACTTGTGGTGCAGATTTGGAAGGCCACTGATGTACTTCTACAAATTAGCTATTGCCTAGTTCCAGAAAGTGTCATGTATGTGGGACTGTTACAATGggttttcttgctgcttctcaTATTTTCAATCGTAACAATGTGGTACATCACCTTTTCTTCAAACACTGTGATTGAACATGCAAACACCATGTATTTCTATGAATACGAACcagtttacaagcaaccctacCTCTTCACGTCACGAGAACACTTGAAATGCAAAGACATAAATCCGTTTCTAGTCATCTTGGTGTCTTCAAGACCTAATGATGTGGAGTCAAGGCAGGCCATAAGGATAACATGGGGATCTCACAGCTTCTGGTGGGGACATCGGATTCTAACCCTGTTCTTACTGGGTCaggaaatggaaagagaagacAAGTCTGCAGCACTGTCAGTAGAAGATGAAAGCATCCTGTATGGTGACATAATTAGCCAAGATTTTATGGACACTTACGACAATCTGACCTTGAAAACAATTATGGCGTTCCGATGGGTGACTGAGTTCTGTCCAAATGCTAGATTCGTCATGAAGACTGATTCTGATGTCTTCATCAACACGGGTAACTTAGtaaaatttcttctgaagctCAACTCCTCAGAAACTATTTTCACTGGTTACCCTTTTATAGGTAGCTTCGCCTACAGAGGCTTCTACAAGAAAACGTACATCTCGTACGATGAATATCCTTTCAGTTTTTATCCGCCGTACTGCAGTGGCATGGGTTATATATTGAACGGAAACCTGGCGTTGAGGGTTTATGAAATGATGAATCATATCAGACCTATTAAATTTGAGGATGTTTATGTTGGAATTTGCTTAAATATACTCAAGGTGAACATCATCATTCCAGAAGAAGAACGGttctttctttataaaattaattttgatgtCTGTAAGTATAGGCATTTGATTGCAGTACATGGCATTAAGCCTAGTGAAATGATCCAGTTTTGGCAGGATTTGTCATCCAACACTTCAGTTACTTGCCTTTGA
- the B3GALNT1 gene encoding UDP-GalNAc:beta-1,3-N-acetylgalactosaminyltransferase 1 isoform X3, which translates to MYVGLLQWVFLLLLIFSIVTMWYITFSSNTVIEHANTMYFYEYEPVYKQPYLFTSREHLKCKDINPFLVILVSSRPNDVESRQAIRITWGSHSFWWGHRILTLFLLGQEMEREDKSAALSVEDESILYGDIISQDFMDTYDNLTLKTIMAFRWVTEFCPNARFVMKTDSDVFINTGNLVKFLLKLNSSETIFTGYPFIGSFAYRGFYKKTYISYDEYPFSFYPPYCSGMGYILNGNLALRVYEMMNHIRPIKFEDVYVGICLNILKVNIIIPEEERFFLYKINFDVCKYRHLIAVHGIKPSEMIQFWQDLSSNTSVTCL; encoded by the coding sequence ATGTATGTGGGACTGTTACAATGggttttcttgctgcttctcaTATTTTCAATCGTAACAATGTGGTACATCACCTTTTCTTCAAACACTGTGATTGAACATGCAAACACCATGTATTTCTATGAATACGAACcagtttacaagcaaccctacCTCTTCACGTCACGAGAACACTTGAAATGCAAAGACATAAATCCGTTTCTAGTCATCTTGGTGTCTTCAAGACCTAATGATGTGGAGTCAAGGCAGGCCATAAGGATAACATGGGGATCTCACAGCTTCTGGTGGGGACATCGGATTCTAACCCTGTTCTTACTGGGTCaggaaatggaaagagaagacAAGTCTGCAGCACTGTCAGTAGAAGATGAAAGCATCCTGTATGGTGACATAATTAGCCAAGATTTTATGGACACTTACGACAATCTGACCTTGAAAACAATTATGGCGTTCCGATGGGTGACTGAGTTCTGTCCAAATGCTAGATTCGTCATGAAGACTGATTCTGATGTCTTCATCAACACGGGTAACTTAGtaaaatttcttctgaagctCAACTCCTCAGAAACTATTTTCACTGGTTACCCTTTTATAGGTAGCTTCGCCTACAGAGGCTTCTACAAGAAAACGTACATCTCGTACGATGAATATCCTTTCAGTTTTTATCCGCCGTACTGCAGTGGCATGGGTTATATATTGAACGGAAACCTGGCGTTGAGGGTTTATGAAATGATGAATCATATCAGACCTATTAAATTTGAGGATGTTTATGTTGGAATTTGCTTAAATATACTCAAGGTGAACATCATCATTCCAGAAGAAGAACGGttctttctttataaaattaattttgatgtCTGTAAGTATAGGCATTTGATTGCAGTACATGGCATTAAGCCTAGTGAAATGATCCAGTTTTGGCAGGATTTGTCATCCAACACTTCAGTTACTTGCCTTTGA
- the B3GALNT1 gene encoding UDP-GalNAc:beta-1,3-N-acetylgalactosaminyltransferase 1 isoform X2: protein MDRCLPAGASSLPLAARPLFSLVQLCDLPGCKKCASELVVQIWKATDVLLQISYCLVPESVMYVGLLQWVFLLLLIFSIVTMWYITFSSNTVIEHANTMYFYEYEPVYKQPYLFTSREHLKCKDINPFLVILVSSRPNDVESRQAIRITWGSHSFWWGHRILTLFLLGQEMEREDKSAALSVEDESILYGDIISQDFMDTYDNLTLKTIMAFRWVTEFCPNARFVMKTDSDVFINTGNLVKFLLKLNSSETIFTGYPFIGSFAYRGFYKKTYISYDEYPFSFYPPYCSGMGYILNGNLALRVYEMMNHIRPIKFEDVYVGICLNILKVNIIIPEEERFFLYKINFDVCKYRHLIAVHGIKPSEMIQFWQDLSSNTSVTCL, encoded by the exons ATGGATCGCTGCCTGCCCGCGGGAGCCAGCAGCTTGCCTCTGGCTGCCCGTCCTCTTTTCTCCCTCGTGCAGCTGTGTGATCTGCCTGGGTG taagaAATGTGCCTCAGAACTTGTGGTGCAGATTTGGAAGGCCACTGATGTACTTCTACAAATTAGCTATTGCCTAGTTCCAGAAAGTGTCATGTATGTGGGACTGTTACAATGggttttcttgctgcttctcaTATTTTCAATCGTAACAATGTGGTACATCACCTTTTCTTCAAACACTGTGATTGAACATGCAAACACCATGTATTTCTATGAATACGAACcagtttacaagcaaccctacCTCTTCACGTCACGAGAACACTTGAAATGCAAAGACATAAATCCGTTTCTAGTCATCTTGGTGTCTTCAAGACCTAATGATGTGGAGTCAAGGCAGGCCATAAGGATAACATGGGGATCTCACAGCTTCTGGTGGGGACATCGGATTCTAACCCTGTTCTTACTGGGTCaggaaatggaaagagaagacAAGTCTGCAGCACTGTCAGTAGAAGATGAAAGCATCCTGTATGGTGACATAATTAGCCAAGATTTTATGGACACTTACGACAATCTGACCTTGAAAACAATTATGGCGTTCCGATGGGTGACTGAGTTCTGTCCAAATGCTAGATTCGTCATGAAGACTGATTCTGATGTCTTCATCAACACGGGTAACTTAGtaaaatttcttctgaagctCAACTCCTCAGAAACTATTTTCACTGGTTACCCTTTTATAGGTAGCTTCGCCTACAGAGGCTTCTACAAGAAAACGTACATCTCGTACGATGAATATCCTTTCAGTTTTTATCCGCCGTACTGCAGTGGCATGGGTTATATATTGAACGGAAACCTGGCGTTGAGGGTTTATGAAATGATGAATCATATCAGACCTATTAAATTTGAGGATGTTTATGTTGGAATTTGCTTAAATATACTCAAGGTGAACATCATCATTCCAGAAGAAGAACGGttctttctttataaaattaattttgatgtCTGTAAGTATAGGCATTTGATTGCAGTACATGGCATTAAGCCTAGTGAAATGATCCAGTTTTGGCAGGATTTGTCATCCAACACTTCAGTTACTTGCCTTTGA